The genomic window TGAGCAGTCTTACAATGCTTACGTTTCAAAGATGGAAGTGAGAATAAATGAGAACGCTGGTGAATTTTGGAAGTTCATCAAAAATAAAACCAACGGACATGGTGCTCTCCCTGGCTCTATGTTTCTAGGTGAGGAAAGTGAGaatgacaaacaaaaaataacagaGTTGTTTGCGAAACATTTTGGTACTgtatacagcacttttaatggtAAATCTCTGGATAACCTGGAGAGTAATGAAATTTTCTCACAACAGCTGGAGGTGGAAATTAGTAACCTCGAAGTCACTTTTGACAATTTACTGAATGTGTTGTTGTCATTAAATGTCAATAAAGGGGCTGGTCCTGATTTGATACCGAATTTGTTCCTAAGAGAAAGTGCAGTGTCCTTGTGTGAACCATTAGTATATGTTCTTAATAAATCTCTCCAGACGGGAATTTTCCCGAACAGATGGAAACAGTCCTTTGTGTGTCCTATTTTCAAGGCAGGAGATCATAgtgatatcaaaaattatcggccaGTTTGTATTCAGTCAGCCTTAtctaaagtatttgaaaaaatggTTTTGCCAAGTTTGGATAATTGTTTTAGGAACATTATTACGGACAACCAACATGGATTTGTAGGCGGACGTTCTACTCTCACTAACCTCTTTTTGTATATCGATAGTATAGGTACAGCAATGGATGAGGGTTACGAGGTGCACTCTATATACACCGATTTCAGTAAGGCCTTTGACCTACTAGATCATAATGTCTTAATTACAAAGCTGAGAAACTTTGGTATCACTGGTTCTTTATTAGCTTGGTTTACTTCGTATTTGCAAGGAAGAACATTGCAAGTAAGATCAGCAGGATGTGTTTCTAATGGATTTGAAGCCGTGTCAGGGGTTCCGCAGGGTTCCCATTTGGGTCCTAAGCTTTTTCTGTTGTTGGTAAATGATATTGGTAGGAACTTTAAATCTGAATATCTGATATTTGCAGACGACTTGaagatatttaaatgcattaggTCAGAATCTGATTGTGAGGGTTTGCAGAAAGACTTGGATTCTTTAGTACATTGGTGCCAGGAAAATAATCTTAGATTGAATGCTTCGAAATgctcatatattattttttcacgtaataagaccaccagtgattttaaatacaagataggagatgtggatttatctagGGTTCAGGTAATTAAGGATTTAGGTGTGTTGCTGGATAGTAAGCTGAGTTTCGTGGACCATTATGATGCCATTATTGCGCGTGCTAATCGGACATTAGGGTTAGTCATCAGAATgtcatatgattttaataatttgtttgtaattgtgAGATTGTTTTTGAGTTATGTTCGTTCATTACTAGAGTATTGTTCAGTGATTTGGAGTCCAAGTTATGAGAATCACAAATATCGAATTGAATCGATTCAAAATAAATTCGTTAGATATCTGCGGTATAGATTAGGTACTAGAGGAATGCAATTGAATTCCAGTCAGGTCATGCAGATGTTTCATTTGCACCGTTTAGAGGATCGCAGGCGATACTTTGACCTTAATTTCGTATTTAAGGTGTTAAATGGTATTATTGTTGCACCTAGCATTCTGGGTCGAATAGATTTTTATGTTCCAGCTAGGAATTTGAGAAGATGTCCCTTGCTGTCCGCTAGATCGTGCAATACACGTCATGCAGAAAATATGCCTTTAAATAGAATTGTTTCTAGTGTAAATGAGTTTCCAAATATAGAGTTTATGGGAGTCACACTAAATGCTTTTAAAAGGACTATTTCacgtgaattattttaatttgattttaattttttgatgtcgttagtttaattgtaagtaatgtaagttaacttgtgttcaatgtttaattttgacttttaattttaattgtaaaatggagttttccgtcaataaatattaatttaatttaattggTAGTGATTTTGCCTATACCTGATTTATTCTTAGTATAACTTTTATACCtggtttattagtaacagtgaagtgttttgggttaaatcttcgtattttgtgctaatgtttctccagttacgatatggacaattcttaatgaaacaccctgtatattggaaaaatattttttgttacacttcttcaagaaattaacgcaccaccttaaaaatgggcaatttttgatgtctcgaatttcctaaacctgttgtccgatttaagtgatttttttaatatgttatagccttattctttaacaatatcgctgtaataatattgttactagacaggtaaattgtcattgtatacagggtgtaccaatcaaactgagatttttttctcaaagttcgcgtgaccctgtggaagattctagcatttataaaatattgaaattaaaacccaactatagcctcatgctttgttaacattctgttttttttattcattcgcttatgttggataataataaagttaggtactttatcaactagccttgtttttcattaataggtacagggtgtttttaaatgagtatggcaaactttaaggggtaattctgcataaaaaaataatgacagtttgtttcataaacttatgtccgcaaatgcttctttTCCGTAACCCCTGAGAACCTGAGATAGTGGTTGTTGaaaattttcttacaaactaacgatttatttattgctctaaaatcggctAAGATTATGTGGacgaaatttggtgggttttaacaggtagttattgcacattttttgatataaattaggaatttaatattcaccattggcgcttatacgggtaatatgatctttacgtacgccaatggtgaacataaaattcttaattattgTAAGTAAAAAAATGCACAATATCTACCTCTTAGAACCCACTaattttcattttcatatctcaaccggtttaagAGCAATAACTAAATCatcttttaagaaaaatttcaacaccccctatctcggaaacgaagcatttgcggacatacatgtataaagcaaactatcattattttttcatgcagaattacccgttAAACTTacccatacttatttaaaaacaccatgtattgatgaaaaacaagtctagttgttaaagtacctaacttttttattatttaacataagcgaatgaatcaaaaaacagaatgttaagaaaacatgaggctatagttggtttttaatttcagtattttataaatgctagaatattccagagggtgatgcgaactttgagaaaaaatcacagtttgattattacactcggtatacaatagaaatggcggttgttgacaaaaaaccggttttcggttataccggtttttttacttacggtttaacctggcggttataaccggtcgaaaaaaccggttattccaaaaaccggtatTCGGCTTTTTTAATTAAtagccaatacccaataggttaaaagtttacatttatattgcactttcgTTTGTCCAATTTTTCTCccaaaaaattccccaaccatttcaacaTAAAAATTTTCCCAGACTCTTtaaaattatcctaaaattgggAGAAGATACTCTGGTTCGTCACTCGTGGGAAATTCCCAAAAGTGATGTTCGGTCCTACCGAACTTGATAAATTTCTACTGCTCTACCGAAATGCCCCATGCATCTgaatctatcgagtttaaaaaatatcaaaatgcaCTTATAAACTACAAATAAATTTGATAAcgaaatttatcttttatttctattaacatcaaaaaaatttcagtagtatttttatacatttgtttatatagtacattttaatttatttaatacttcCTAAATAATTATGTATTGTTTGAAAATTACAAATACAGAGATTCTAATTATTGTATTTCGGTATTCATAATAATCATAATATTAACATACAAGAGTGTCACGTACATACTCAagtataaaaatttataattgaTGATAGTCGAATTATCCCTTTCAACTAGATCACTTACTACAGTTTTATCGTTTTTATGTAAACATTATGATGTAAACCAATTCCCCAAAATAGAATAAAACCTGATGTGGCACTTTGTTGGTCCCGTTCttgatttataaataaaatttgaattaggttgtttggaataataattatttagcatatttattatttataatacataatgATTGAGATCGAAAATAGATAGAAATCTCTTCCTTTTTTGTctcatttgaatattttttccagatccggtttttcaccggttattactttaaaaagaaaaaaccggttataaccgtggcaaaaaaacaaccggtaaaaccggttgttgcgaattaaaaaaaaacggttttaggttataaccggtaggttttcccGTCCCTAGGTACAAGGACAATTTatttgtctagcaacaatattattacagcgatattgttaaagaataaggctatatcaTGTTAAAAagatcacttaaatcgaacaactggttaaggaaattcgagacattaaaaatgaccaatttttgaagttatacttctttacgcgcgatatgagggtgaatttttatatgttaaaacctacgatcccggcgcatgcgaattataactttgttctgattggatgttcaaatgacatgtcaaaaattatccaatatggcagctgtagcgcagctgtggtttggacggttgacggtttggttatgtatggttgttgcgttttaaaatttgtgggaagagaaacaacaaaggttagttaatagttatactgcctttttaaatagttttcatattataattttgaagttatacttcaaaatgttttaatttatgtatgtatcagtccagaaaaggcgtggaaagaatatattagtgtttttaagtatatttttctacaaacgtgttaaaaatgctccataggagcgttaaaaatgctactttaaggcactagtgctttaaaatttttaaggcactgcagttaaaagtgaattgtcaaattgtgaaacgtcaaaatatttatatttcatttattaacattaatattaataatacaacttgcgcaatttgaaaaaggtggtttaaaaggttttttattataattctgtgtctttggatttgtctttcttgggcgtaaaataataaaacatctatttttatatttcacttgtcaccgtgatgtataattatgtatatctgaaaggtaactagcattcggcttgatggccttgttggtagagcattggaccagaaataaaaaaatcgcgagattgcgggttcaaatcccggataattcatatttctttcttttttttttttaatatttggcattgttgttttggttcatttttggtaattattgttaattttttgtattgtaactgttaagtaggtatatttatttcgttgaaattatattataatagaagtataacttcttacgtgcttacaaagtacacacacattctttttttaggaggtgtgttaatttcttggagaagtttgtaccataacatttttttttatttcagacaCCATCCAAAATGGATGTAGAAACGGAACTTGCTAAAGAAGGCGATGTAAAGGACACAATTGTGTCACAAGTGGAAGATGTAAGAAATTGCGAAGAGACTACTTTAGATAAGAATAAAGATAGCCCCAAAAAAACTCACAAAACTAATTCTAAACGTAGACGAAGAAGCAGGTCTAAAACGCCCCAAACAATGAACGACGAACCTAAAATTATACACATTTCTATGAAAAAAATTGAAGAGGAAGCAAGTAACGGAAATGAAGAATCCACCGAACAGAACTTAAAAGAAAATGGGGAAGAAAATACGGCAGAATTGAAACCTATGAAAGATAAAGTAGCAGACGTAAACGGATCTAATGGAGAAGCTAAGATGAAAGAGGTCAAAAATGGCGTGGACAAACAGGAAAACGGATCAAGTAACGGCGTTTCTGAAGATAATTCCAATGACGTTGAATCTACAGGCAATGAATTTAAAGGATTTATTGAGATTGAAGAAGCCAAAGAAGCACTAATAGAACAAGAGACTGAAATAAATGAAACTGTTAAGGATAAAGAACACTCAGAAAAAGCAGGATCTCCAAAAAAATCGAGTCAACAAGAATCCAAATCGCCTGAGTCAGAATCTGTGGAAATGGAACCTCTTGTTGTTGGAGATGAGGTAAGTAAGCGTGGAGtttattttcttttgtctttttcttctcgttgtccttatgcccagAGCGTTGGACTTTGCTATCActtatccatcttttacccatttcttccacccCTTCCGGTCTTCGGTCActtccttcatctgttgcactgttttccctctcttGGTCCCGATTTCCAGGATTTGTTTCACCCACCGtttctaggtctgccccttcttcttttcccctgtcttttggcatctgCCACCTTCTTTACTAGTGTGTTGTCGTTCATTTTAGTTATACGTCCAActaattcagttttcttttttcaatttttttctccaTTGGTTCCTGTCTTATTACATTTCTGATGTTTCCGTCTCTTTCCCTCTCCAGCTTCatctttccagctatttttctcagctgcttcatttctgctgcatttatggcactttcatgtcttttCAGCACTTGCCAGAGATTTTAGTGTTAAGCAAGCTCTATTCCACATAAAGTGCACTAAAATACATTTTCAGGTAGAATCGGAGCTACAGTTTCTGGAAGAAAATTCTGATAAGGAATCTGGTAAGGGATCGCCTGTAATTCCTAGATGTTTTACAAGACGATCTTTCACAAGAAATATTCCTACCCCAAGAACTCCAAAATTATCCGATGATCCAGACTCTGAGAAGAATTCTGTGACTGATCAAACTGAAGAGACTATATGGTAAgtaatgtgtttttttttgttctattattttgtacTGATCTTAGTATACAGCGTCTTCAGGGCTCTGTAGAACAGCTGTTGCTATTTTTGCTATTTCCCATTCTATCTTCGAATTTTTTCTAATTACATATCTCTCTTTTCtgttgttactaatatttttatgttttttctttcatttttatagtCCATGCTATATAATATTGTTTCCATACTTCTTTTCTTCACCTTTGCTTGCTTTTTTATCTTCGGACCACCACGTCTGTTTCTTTGTTGAGTCTTCTTTACTTGTTCCACATACTTCCTTAGTTGCATCCAATAGTAGATCCTCATAGTTGTTCCATAGGTAGGCCAGCAACCCATGAAATGATGATTCCGACCATGAAAATCAACTTTCAGCTGAATGACGAATTTTGGTCACTCTTTATGTTTTCTAGGTCGCTGAAttcgaatatgaagtttatttttatctaaaattcgtggaacatgttcaaaaatcaaattttaccaaaaaatgcgaaaaatcaattttgatgatttttcaaatttatctcACTGTATCTTTGGTTGTTGTACATATTtcctttcgaaaattttattgtattatctttgaagtatttagataacaatgagatttgtccgagatgtataaacaaattaaaagagaagttattaatttttaaacattttgtcgtcagatttctttagtttcatgtttacttaaaaaagttgggtgacaaactttttagtttataattttaaccaacacagcattaaaacataagtcatgaatagtgtgaccaactccaatctAGTCGAATTCGGGACACGGCTGAAAatatacctgaaatccgggataTTTCAAAGAAattcgggccattttttttaatattatagaagttttatATCATCATTGTGTTAATGTGTTGTacagtattcgcggtgtgcaagtacttggaagggatacgtgaaacgatcgtgcgcgaatagcggagaaatattgcaagtttcttaaataattcatattgtcaattgaaattgtcaaattgacgtacatttcatatctactgtcattgaagaagaaaaattatatgttgctccacaatattgatatgatatgcaactattatataaaggtaaatttaattaattgtattttgcttgcagtactgcattttaataactaattttatttactacatacaattgtttacgttttaataacataacctgaatcttattttttcttcttattatttttttgggctatggccttgacaattatccagtaaccaggactaatataattggccaatataattaaaagtgcgaataaagttgcagagcgtagaaataggtgtcgctttgccgaacttgcacgaaTACCTGAATTGTTATTGTTCTGAATATTGCtcgtcttttcagaagacgaaACAAAAAAAGTTCacagtttgagttttcgtagaactataataccacgatataaaatgtgGACGTTTTgaatgtggtattagtattacactctagcaATTGTCGAGTCGCCGGGACACGAcctcgtaattcgggccatgtcccggatttttcggtctagttggtcacactagtcatGAAGAAGTtctctggaaaatttcaagtcaaaatatgcaataagaaaaaagttatgtgattttatagacgagtggcactccccaaaaaaatgcttatttcttgagatactgaccacggtgaggtgaatggctaattttggtcatactttatgtttttggtggtgctgaaaacgaaaatgaggtttattttgaattttaagtggggaacattgtcaaaacgcaattttactcaaaaaataaaaaaaaatgaaatcacgtttttcttaaaattaaaagttgcaccatttttttttctataaaacattttgctccttatactctatattttaaaataaacttaattaaaaagctaaatttaaaattttgtcactcaacttttgtgattaaactttgcaattcaggaatctttaccttttactttaaaaaattcataacttgaattaaatgtttaaaaattaacaactcctcttttaatttttctaaacATTTCGGTTAAATTTCAGTGTTTTCTAAATAGTTCAAAGATGATGCCGGAACATCTTGAAAAAGAAAtgtttacagcgaccaaagatacagtgagttaaagttgaaaaatcatcaaaattgtcGGATCCTCTGTTAGTCTAGTagaataaaattacactacatgtaaatcaaaatgtaaattcgtacaggttgaaacaaattttatatcaaagtttaggtgggtacaaaagatattttcaagaaagtatccaaatcatacaaggggattattgtttaaataattaaaaaggggtcatttttgcaaaaaaaaatacttttttaactgctgaggtcattcaattactaatgaaggtatataggattgttttctgcaaagttgaaggaaaatctttcacataagacttactaaattaaatttgaccctctatttatttaaataattatacataaaactttaaaaacaaatttgcaaaaaattatttttagcgttttaaataagcactataa from Diabrotica virgifera virgifera chromosome 5, PGI_DIABVI_V3a includes these protein-coding regions:
- the LOC114326931 gene encoding uncharacterized protein LOC114326931 isoform X2; translated protein: MDVETELAKEGDVKDTIVSQVEDVRNCEETTLDKNKDSPKKTHKTNSKRRRRSRSKTPQTMNDEPKIIHISMKKIEEEASNGNEESTEQNLKENGEENTAELKPMKDKVADVNGSNGEAKMKEVKNGVDKQENGSSNGVSEDNSNDVESTGNEFKGFIEIEEAKEALIEQETEINETVKDKEHSEKAGSPKKSSQQESKSPESESVEMEPLVVGDEVESELQFLEENSDKESGKGSPVIPRCFTRRSFTRNIPTPRTPKLSDDPDSEKNSVTDQTEETICNLPNDVNIPKIELNDSSDSLDTLNTSTNVEVGGNSTRLDFTEATNTITPPNTEENHFDEAYRNNLRARVLSARRPLRMTDDYRKKVLINAQHRSDLHLPYDLDEPCGGIKRKLRSMTPDAKKLKLDSPGYTSFLSNSFAGFTTRFRTHVDASTPELISYKDERSDIHFSDGLESQQIEDAEGDESKKWCSVM
- the LOC114326931 gene encoding uncharacterized protein LOC114326931 isoform X1 is translated as MAPHASKELKARIVTKLEDGWSLSAVTNHFNTPSKMDVETELAKEGDVKDTIVSQVEDVRNCEETTLDKNKDSPKKTHKTNSKRRRRSRSKTPQTMNDEPKIIHISMKKIEEEASNGNEESTEQNLKENGEENTAELKPMKDKVADVNGSNGEAKMKEVKNGVDKQENGSSNGVSEDNSNDVESTGNEFKGFIEIEEAKEALIEQETEINETVKDKEHSEKAGSPKKSSQQESKSPESESVEMEPLVVGDEVESELQFLEENSDKESGKGSPVIPRCFTRRSFTRNIPTPRTPKLSDDPDSEKNSVTDQTEETICNLPNDVNIPKIELNDSSDSLDTLNTSTNVEVGGNSTRLDFTEATNTITPPNTEENHFDEAYRNNLRARVLSARRPLRMTDDYRKKVLINAQHRSDLHLPYDLDEPCGGIKRKLRSMTPDAKKLKLDSPGYTSFLSNSFAGFTTRFRTHVDASTPELISYKDERSDIHFSDGLESQQIEDAEGDESKKWCSVM